The Porites lutea chromosome 7, jaPorLute2.1, whole genome shotgun sequence genome includes the window CTTCCATCTATCTGAAAGCGTAACACCGTCTATTTCATACACTGTATTCATAGTCACTTTTGTCTTTCAAATTTAGTCAGAGATGAAACCATATTACTTGTGGGAAAACCCTTATATTAACGGTTCACTTAGATGAGAACAAAACTCAATCTTGAGTGAGTCGGCTTTTATGCTAACCAACGTGATTGAGTTCTTGAACAGCCTTGAATCTTTGCTGAGGCCGCTTTGGTTTTACTGCGTACATTATTGATTGTCAAAAGCCACTATGGCGGCTTGTGATTGTTTAACCTGGCCagatgcctttttttttttttttttggaggggggacTTTCTTACTTAATACATGAATAAACTACTGTTACATTGCAATTACCCCATTTAATTTAGTTTGAATTCTAAACCACGAATGATGCCTTATTTACCTGGTATCAAATGAACCCAAAATTTCAATTGTGCACGTCAGTGTATTCAATTTCTTTACAGAGCGGAAAATTTTCTCAGCTGTGGCCTTAATTGAAATCAAAGCTCTTTATCTTTACTAtgtattttatattaaatttcaTTCATTTCTCCGTTTGGTAATGAAACTGTAACGAAAGATTTCAGGACCAAGATCCAATTAACCAAGATCTGAATTTTAAAGtatcgaaaaaagaaaaaaatcccacTATTCTCTTACTCAGAtgcgaaagaaaacaaacactagtcttctttgctttcttaaGATTTTTGGTCAATTTTTGACGCTCTTGTTTCCTTGTGAGAAAAAAGGTAAATAGGCTAGTAACTCATCCGCGTTTTATAACAATGTTTCAGGCAAATCTCTTTGTTGAAGAGAGTTTTAGTTTATTTATGATGAATTGACCCTGAATAAGTGGGAAAAGCCTCGAACACCTTATTTGCCGTTAAAAGAACACTGTACATATTATGACGGCAAGACTGGCATTTTCTGTGTTAATTATATACAAAAAGAAATCGCAGCTGCGTCTCTTAAGATTTTGTATCAGGTGATCTCTGACACCTCTCAAACGACTCACCGTCAGAACAATAATTCCGTTTATAAGAATTATCTTGTGATTCTTCCTgtttagcgaaaaaaaaaacaaggatctCTAGCGTGACCTTACATTCACAAGATGTTAATCGAAAGTTAGCGAACAAGAAAGTGACAAGAAAGACCCAAGAATAAGGTGGGAAAActcatatatttatttttaagcttTTCCGCTCATTTTAGCAACCTTTtcgtttattgttttgttttttttttttctaatcctttttattattattattacttgaggAATAGTACTTATTCATATTGCTGCAAGAAaatcgacgaactcgcgcgctcatcaatattttttttttaaacataggACTTGCGCGCGTACGCGATACGAGACTTGATTAATTTTTCCGCTACTTTGTTTAACCAGGAACTAAAAATCTTAAGATCCCAATTTCCTAAGAGATTAGTTTACAGTACACAAACGGAAACTTTATATCATAACGTCCTTAGTTGAGCTCTACACGACTACTTTTCAAGCACCTTATCAACGACCAAACTGCAAGTCAAGAGTATGGAACGTCAAAGGTACGCCGGGTTATTCTAAGTTTGGGATGGCCCACAAAAACCCGTAAACATATCTTTTATTTTAGAGTCGTAAGTAGTTGTTCGTGTACTGTAAGCGCCGCGAAAAAATCACTGGACTGTAGTTTAGGCTGCCTTGCTCAGTTAACCATCATgcagtcgaagctctccttgcaaccactctcgtaagcgaccgagctctagttacgaccacctttgtgagaccccgtttgaactgtgacttaatctttgtaatgaaaagctctcgtaagcgaccgctcCCGTAAGCGATCGCGACCACTCTTGGGATTATCCAACttgacttttcctttgtttttttagctctcgtaagcgaccactcagagACTTATTCATATAAATGAAGACTTGCCTGAAACTGCACACTGCGTttttacagtcgaacctccggGCCGTGaacgaccacccaaaatgcaaagacttagtggtggcttacaagaatcgaacctcAGAGAGCCTTTTCCGAGAAGCGGTCccgggcacatctactttatggaagataatttattgcatgtaaTTTCTAAGTTATgccatgtgtagttccatgttgttactaaagttcttcgtatattcaAAGGAGAACAGTGCAAacagcgaacatagagatcagagaatgcgtcaagtggtcgcttacaaggggttaaaaacaatggaaaattatatATTAAACTTAATTTCAGGctcaaaaagtggtcgcggttgcttacaggaggtggtcgtttactagaggttccaactgtaacgCTTTGACTAGGAAAGGTTTGGTGTTTTGGATGAGTGATCGCTTAtaggaggtggtcgcttacgagaggtggtcgcacagggaggttcgactgtagttcgTTGATAAAGATATTGGGGTTATATCAGATTTAAAGACACTCCGATTAAACAttaacctcttttttttttctttatgaattattaatgagtttctaaagctcttgtaagcgaccacctctgTTGTTTTCTGATCATGCAGTCGCTTACGAGCGAGTTCCGATCACTTTTTCGAGTTtccgaggtggtcgcttacgagagcttcttCGACTGTACTAGAAACATGACAACTCTCGATCCAAGTTATATGCACATCACATCATAATATAGCATTATAATTTCACATTAGGCAATTTCCCGATTTTTATGAttcatatattttattattattattattattattattattattattattattactgttattattatttaaccGTGCGAGGCCAGTGAATGcctgtttttattttaggagCTGTTACGGTTAATTTTGCCCGCAAATCCTTATCTTGTGCTACAGAAATGGTGACTGGCTTTTCAAAATAACAAGAAAGCACCGAAACTTTGAACATCTCAGGACTGTAAACAACTCAACTATTCATTCCcaacccttccccccccccccggccccaccaaaaaaattaatatttggcGAGTTACAATTCAATCAGTTTTGTTTGTGTACGCTCGTGATAGGTGATAAAGGGAACGCCGCTTCCGtgtataaattaaattaattcatTTTACACAGTAATCCTATCTTTTTCTGTTTGCGTCGGGATGTTTGAACATATTTATTCAACGAAATCGTTATAATTTACCTTCGGCTTGAATTTAAGACTTACTGACTAATACATGGATAGTTACCCTGTTCTATAACTCAATGTTCATCGTTCCAAAGTCTCAAACTGACGCCTGTGGTTGTCAAGGAAGGTATACTGCGTGTACACAGGATATCAGGATATGATGAAACTATTATTGAGTGTGGCAGAGGTTATGAATTACACCAAACGTATCATTAGCAAAGTCTCGAACTCGCTGAGAAAAAGTCCTACCTTTTAAAGGAGGATAAAGTGTCTGTCATTTCGTGTGAATGACAAATAGAGGTCTAAATGCGCCTTTTTTTTGAAAGGTGGCATTACAGGAAAACAGTAAtctaacagaaaacaaaaggatttCGTTTATTAGTTCATAGCTGTCAACgtgttttcacaaaaaaatgcgcTAACTGACATTGTGATGTGCCAAGGACTGGGTTATCTGTCTAaactttttttagttatttacgTGATTTTTGGGGGGTGTTTGCAGATTGCATTTGTTGTTACTATACAATGTCCTCAACGGTTGATTTTGCTTATTAAATcatctatttcctttgtttagcTGACAGGTGTCATGAAGGCCGAAATCTACCTATTTACTATAATCCTCTCCGCAAGGGTAGGGAAGGCTGAGTTTGCCAGTCCCTGTAGAACAGGATTATATCAAGCATCTGAAAAAGGCAAGTTTATGGCGGTGTTTTATCTCGAACTTGCACTCAGTGTATGTTATTTTAGTATGGGTTTATTGGTATCAAGACAGACTAATTGGtaagtttaatttgtaatttgtttgattACATTAGATAGAAGAAACATGTTGAGTCTTTTCCTAACCAGGGCAGGCGTACCTCTATAAATTTAGGGTCGGATCAGAATcaacaatcatttattttaacatgtTACATCGAGAAGCTAAAAacctcgttcaaaatacgaacgtgtataaataaaaccCATAATAATGACAACTATGATatattattctattttaaaaacaactcaataaaaatataaaaacttagcaataaaaagctaaaacctacTAAAAACTAGATACTAAAAACGTGAAAGGAAAACTACAAGTCACGTTCTACAAAAGCTACAATCTTGCAATTTACTTTGAAGTCATTTGCATGACTTGAGAGACGTATTTGAGTGGTCAAACTGTTCCATAACTTAGCTACTaaataagtgaaagaattctttttcaatttaagattaaaaaatctTACACTGTCCAGTTATTTAATCAACGATTTTAGATTCATTTCTGCATCCGTAATGGAAGGTAAAGTGATGCGCGAAGTACTTCAATTTTCCGACAGCTTCTTTTTCTGTtcgaattttatgtaaatatTTTCATATAGTAGTAATGTTATCCATTCAAAAGTATTTAAGAACTTCAAGCGATCAAGGGATACGACCCAATGAGGCGgatttttatttaactttgtGTTTATGTATCTCAATATAATTCAAGTATTTTACCCTTGTTCTTTCACAGATAGAGCCTTAACTGGACACATACTCGATGTGTAAGTACACCAGTATGCTTTGACTATAGTCACTATAGTTGCGCATATCGACTAACGTGCACACGAATCTAACAATAAACGAAAAGCCTGAAAATTCAGCATTGATGGGCTTTCCAAGTTGGCCCAAACCATGGTCCTCCGCACGCGCGCCAAACCGAGGAACTACACTATAAAAAAGGCgtaagaaagaatggaaatgCTTGTCCATAGAAGAAGTATAATGACGCCAGCTGCTTAGGCTACGATTAGTCTCTCATTTTACTCAGGTTCGGAAGAGCGAGATAAATACTCAAGCGCGCTTAAAAAACATCGCAAGTGGGGAAAGGTAGCAATTTCAAAAGCAGTCTAGTGTAAGGTGGATTGTTCAACCTTCGCGTAATTTTTGGGTGCGTGCGCACGTAGATTTTACGCGTAAACTAGAGCCAATTTATGTCACGCGTAAACtaaaaagttgagcgaggttttCCTTTTACATTTGCGCGCGGCCTTTCATGCATTTTACGCGCGTACACACGTAGGAATTTaatacgcgacagtggaaatctacCCTAATTCGCCCAATCCACTATTCCTAGTGACCTGTCCATCTTAATAAGTTTCTCTTTTTAGTTTATAATTATCCACATTATATGATAAAGAATtaagcaaataaaacaaaacgtgaTTAAAAACATCTATTCAACTGGCAGTAGAAAGCAACCTGAGCGGTCAGAGAGGTACTTAAAGCCAGATCTCAACACGCGTGATTCCGCACTCGGCACATGCTGCCTATTGCTTCAATtcactttctttatttcaattcaCAGGACCAGGGGCGTgagtaggcccgggcctacaaatttttggtttgatcactctgcCCCtggtaataaattatgcgttgttggtGTGAGCTAAAAAGCgtaagagctcaaagtgttggtgaggtcagtgcatACTAGTCATGcctgcaattttcaggatatgtggaaatgaaagtcggCCAGAACTAgacgaaaagctggctacgctcTTAAGGACTGAAAAATACACCACGCGCCACTCAACGACTTATCCTTAGCATAACAGTTTGTAATGAAATTTGTAAATCAATTACCATTTGTTTATTTGTCAATTGGCAGGCTCAAGGTAACAGATGAAATTGCCTGTGGAAGACTTTGCTTGCATCGCAATGGCTGCGTATCGTACAATTACcagtttgaaaatgataatgGGATATTTCATAAGTGTGAACTTAATTCACAAACGAAGGAGGCAAAGCCAGAGGCTTTCCAAGAAGTGCGTGGCTTCCTGTATTTTGGGTCTTTATACGAAAGAGAGGTTGGTATATTAAGCAACTTAATTGAGAGGCAAGGAGGATGACAGAATCAGTGTAGAGTCAGCATGGTCTGTCTTGCTTCTTAAATTTATTTGTTGTACAAAAATTTCCTGACTAGAGACATCATGGTTTTCTTACTATAGTATTGTATGCTGGTTCTGTCTACATATGTATTCGACACAGGCCACAActcaaacaaaaatacaaacaacaaAGCAACAAACGGACAACCAATAAGCTACTAAAGTTACTGTGTCTCCGTTTCAAATGTTCGAATAATGTGTGTTTTGGTAAAATCTAAAGGAGATAAACTATTAATTAAGCAAGCTCACTGACCCCAATTCCAAGTATACATGAGCGCCGTCTCTTTAATTTCCCCTCGAATCCTACAGTTTTGATTCAGCAATCAGTACCTTAAAGGGTTATTTTAGTCGTGTCTCATCTGGACTAAAACTAAAGAAAGCCTTAGTAGCCAAATGGTAGCCTATCAAGTGCTGATGAACTCATTTATAATGAAGTTCAATGTTTGATTCAGTAAAATCTTGGGCATATATATTCAATATCGAGCTGATACATCATTCAGTGATAGTTGTATAACTTTTACTTATGAATCCTTCAGCCACGTGTAAGGTTtaattccggattccggaatccttgaaatgtttgcttgtgaaatccggaatccaagaatTATTTCTTTTGGAACCCGCAATCACtggttttggaatccggaattctgAGCTCAAGGAACCCGAAATCCCGCTAAAGATTAGAATCAGgaggaatccagtacctggaatccggaattcacagcgcggaatccagaatccaacatgactgtcttggattaccttacgtGGTGCGAAACCCTGTTTCTATATGTAGACTATGTAACTAAGAGCGTTAAATAACTTACTGTCTATAGGTTTTCAGGGAGGGCCAATCAGATACCAAGGAGGAGAGTAGGACTCTTAatgcgttttttttctttctttgttactACAGAAAGGCACTGGTTGCGCGCATAACAACTGTTATAATGGCGGTACATGCGTGGACATTTGTCATGGGGAGATGTTTTACTGTCAGTGTCCTAAGCTGTTTCGTGGTAAACATTGCGAGAGGCCAAAAGGTATTGTGTAAGAAAACGTGCATTAGCGCATTGAATGCAttgataaataaaactcattAGTAAGATACGggtaaacttaaaaaaaagataaatgtaAAACTCGTACAACCAAACGTGAAGCACGTTAGATAATAACCGACTGAATCAGTGCAAATGATGGTGGAGGGTGGAGTATGAAGTAGTGATAAGAACGTGAGCGAACATCCTGTCACTTACTAAAAGGCCCCTGCAGCTCCTAACGCCTTTAGATAGTGAGGCTCTCTAGTAAGAAATAAGGCGAAGAAAAGACTAGAAAGCACTTGCGGAACTTACAGGCAACAGTTCTTCAAAAAAAGCATATTATTACCGTCAGCTAGGCCACATTATGCACCAGACGTTGTTTGCTCACTTCTTGTTGACTTTATTGATAACTATATGTGAAATTCAGCTTCAACAATTCACTAAGTCAGTAACATAACAAAGGAAGAGACAATGAGGAGTAGGCAAGCTAGCTATTCGATCTTTGCTAGTGGAGCGCGGGCACAGGCCGGGTCTCTCTGAGGAGAAACCCTGGACACGAGGTTTGAGGCACATGCTGCTTGCGCCTATTATACTTGCGTCGCATAAAAATAAGTTAAGACTTAATTGACCTTCTCAcatgtttgtgtttattttgtACCTTTAGCAATAGCGTGAGTAGGATTTTTTACCTCACGATATGGCCCTGAAAACAGTTCTAAAACGCCGTACATCGACAAATCGCGCGGCGCGCAACTTCAAACTATATTTACAATTCTGGgaagtaaaataaagaaaattttcCGCTTTTTTTTCACAGCACACAGCTGTAAAGAGTTGATGGAACTTGGTGATATAACAGACGGCGTCAAGCGAATAGCGCCTGATGACAGCGGAGATGATGTTTTTGTATACTGTGACCAAACTACAGATGGTGGTGGGTGGACTCTGTTCCAAAGACGCTCGAGTCCTTTCACAAACTTATTCTCCAAAAACTGGGCAGAATACGAAGCAGGCTTTGGCGAAGTTAACTCGTCTTTTTGGCTTGGAAACATGGTCTTGTCGCGCCTCACAGCAACACCTGTAAAGCTAAGGATCGAACTTAAAGAGAGCAGCAGTAACCAGCAGGGATTTGCTGTATATCAAGACTTCTCGATAACCGGACCTGAGGATAATTATCGCCTCAGTGTAGGGTCTTATGTCGGAAATATCGGCAACGCAATCAGCGGTCACCCGAACCATGCGTCTATGGAAAACGGAATGCAATTTTCGACAACAGATCGAGACAACGATGTTGCTAACCTGGCCAACTGTGCAAGTGTGAACGGAAATTCTGGATGGTGGTTCCCTCACTGTGGTCACGCAAATTTGAACAGGGTTGGCAATTTACCACAATGGGATGACTGGAAATATTTTGCTACAATCAGTTACACTGAAATGAAAATAAGGCCATATTGAGATCGGTTATAAGTTATAAACATGATTTAATCGTTCTGTGTTCATGGCTAGTAGCACGCAGAAGaggcgttattattattgttattattatacattgtagtcaccatctgtcttctcattggctaaaagcctacagttaatt containing:
- the LOC140942855 gene encoding ryncolin-1-like, with the translated sequence MFYCQCPKLFRGKHCERPKAHSCKELMELGDITDGVKRIAPDDSGDDVFVYCDQTTDGGGWTLFQRRSSPFTNLFSKNWAEYEAGFGEVNSSFWLGNMVLSRLTATPVKLRIELKESSSNQQGFAVYQDFSITGPEDNYRLSVGSYVGNIGNAISGHPNHASMENGMQFSTTDRDNDVANLANCASVNGNSGWWFPHCGHANLNRVGNLPQWDDWKYFATISYTEMKIRPY